A window from Cryobacterium sp. PAMC25264 encodes these proteins:
- a CDS encoding exodeoxyribonuclease III, with product MPSSAPESTTQPLRIASINTNGIRAAFRKGMGDWLATRDVDILAIQEVRAATEDIEGLLGPDWNILHDPATAKGRAGVAIASRKSASIHRVELGHPDFDSAGRWLEADFEVNSKVVTVVSTYVHSGEVDTPKQVEKFTFLDSMLTRLPELAAHSERVVVLGDLNVGHRKFDIKNWKGNVKRAGFLPEERVYFDRILGAEDEADYNNGAGLGWVDVGRKAAGEVDGPFTWWSWRGQAFDNDTGWRIDYQLATPTLAASVVNYTVDRADAYDQRWSDHAPVVVDYDI from the coding sequence ATGCCGTCTTCTGCACCAGAGTCCACCACCCAGCCGCTTCGCATCGCCAGCATCAACACCAACGGCATCCGTGCCGCGTTCCGGAAGGGCATGGGTGACTGGCTCGCCACCCGCGACGTCGATATCCTCGCCATCCAAGAGGTGCGCGCCGCGACCGAAGACATTGAGGGTCTACTCGGACCAGACTGGAACATCCTGCACGACCCGGCCACGGCCAAGGGCCGCGCCGGCGTGGCGATCGCCAGCAGGAAGAGCGCGTCGATCCACCGCGTCGAGTTGGGCCACCCCGACTTCGACAGCGCCGGCCGCTGGCTCGAGGCCGACTTCGAGGTGAACAGCAAAGTCGTCACCGTGGTGAGTACCTATGTGCACTCCGGCGAGGTGGACACCCCCAAGCAGGTCGAGAAGTTCACCTTCCTCGACTCCATGCTCACCCGGCTGCCCGAACTCGCTGCGCACAGCGAGCGGGTCGTCGTGCTCGGCGACCTGAACGTTGGGCACCGCAAATTCGACATCAAGAACTGGAAGGGCAACGTGAAACGCGCCGGCTTCCTGCCCGAGGAGCGCGTCTACTTCGACAGGATCCTCGGTGCCGAGGACGAGGCCGACTACAACAACGGTGCGGGCCTGGGCTGGGTGGACGTGGGCCGTAAGGCCGCCGGCGAGGTGGACGGACCGTTCACCTGGTGGTCCTGGCGCGGCCAGGCGTTCGACAACGACACCGGCTGGCGCATCGACTACCAGCTCGCGACTCCCACACTGGCGGCATCCGTCGTCAACTACACGGTCGACCGGGCGGATGCCTACGACCAGCGCTGGAGCGACCACGCCCCCGTGGTCGTCGACTACGACATCTAG
- a CDS encoding YihY/virulence factor BrkB family protein: protein MKIGDLVTRIMATRPVRVFTHFSQSRGPVLAAGMAYQAIFAIFAALWLMFSVAGIWLNSNPDLMDQLFVIINQSVPGLIGTPGVIDPETLDNTSALTWSSAIALVGLLGTTLGWLSTTSQAVRGIFGMGQDTTFFVLAKLRELGLGLLFGLALVTSAVISILSTEALRWLLGLVGQGSDSFWFVASSQALGLLIVLIIDTITLAGLFRVLSHVRIPFRNLLVGSLLGAVALGVLKILGAALLGGAARNPLLAGFAVIIGLLIWFNLTSTVTLISASWIAVGMQDAGIPPSTLSADEAKKLAAEKEAEAKRLVAAAELREAQEALADASWYQRPGRTRRLRRAENRAEKDGSSGIAAVK from the coding sequence ATGAAGATCGGCGACCTTGTCACGCGCATCATGGCCACTCGACCGGTGCGAGTGTTCACCCATTTCAGCCAGAGTCGCGGACCCGTGCTCGCCGCCGGCATGGCCTACCAGGCGATCTTCGCGATCTTCGCTGCGCTCTGGCTGATGTTCTCCGTCGCCGGGATCTGGCTCAACTCCAACCCCGACCTGATGGATCAGCTGTTCGTGATCATCAACCAGTCCGTTCCCGGCCTGATCGGAACGCCAGGCGTGATCGATCCAGAGACCCTCGACAACACCAGCGCGCTCACCTGGTCGAGCGCCATCGCCCTGGTGGGTTTGCTCGGCACCACCCTGGGCTGGCTCAGCACCACCTCCCAGGCCGTGCGCGGCATTTTCGGCATGGGCCAGGACACCACCTTCTTCGTGCTCGCCAAGCTACGCGAACTCGGTCTCGGCCTACTGTTCGGCCTGGCCCTGGTGACCTCCGCGGTCATCTCCATTCTGAGCACCGAGGCACTGCGCTGGTTGCTGGGACTGGTCGGTCAGGGCAGCGACTCGTTCTGGTTCGTCGCGTCGAGCCAGGCGCTCGGGCTGCTGATCGTGCTGATCATCGACACCATCACCCTGGCCGGGCTATTCCGGGTGCTTTCCCACGTGCGCATCCCGTTCCGCAACCTCCTGGTGGGGTCGCTGCTCGGTGCTGTCGCCCTGGGCGTGCTCAAGATCCTCGGGGCGGCCCTGCTCGGCGGCGCCGCGCGTAACCCGCTCCTGGCCGGATTCGCGGTGATCATCGGTTTGTTGATCTGGTTCAACCTCACCTCCACGGTCACTCTGATCTCCGCCTCCTGGATCGCGGTGGGCATGCAGGACGCCGGCATCCCGCCGTCGACGCTGAGCGCCGACGAGGCCAAGAAACTTGCCGCCGAGAAGGAGGCAGAGGCCAAGCGCCTCGTGGCCGCGGCCGAGCTGCGCGAGGCGCAGGAAGCCCTGGCGGACGCATCCTGGTATCAGCGACCCGGCCGTACCCGCCGGCTGCGGCGGGCGGAGAATCGCGCTGAGAAGGACGGATCGAGCGGCATCGCCGCCGTCAAGTGA
- a CDS encoding succinate dehydrogenase iron-sulfur subunit: MSTPTLEKPPAVPEEIQSFTVTLSVRRFNPETDEDPHWENYDVQMYATDRILDALHKIKWEQDGSLSFRRSCAHGICGSDAMRINGRNRLACKTLIKDLDITKPVTVEAIKGLPLEKDLIVDMEPFFASFREVQPFLMAQNLPKDGKERIQTVAQRERFDDTTKCILCAACTSSCPVFWTDGQYFGPAAIVNAHRFIFDSRDDSAAVRLDILNDKEGVWRCRTTFNCTEACPRGIQVTQAIAEVKQAIMRGKP, from the coding sequence GTGAGCACCCCCACCCTCGAGAAGCCTCCAGCGGTTCCCGAAGAGATCCAGTCGTTCACGGTCACCCTGTCGGTGCGCCGGTTCAACCCGGAGACCGACGAAGACCCGCACTGGGAGAACTATGACGTTCAGATGTACGCGACCGACCGCATCCTGGACGCGCTGCACAAGATCAAGTGGGAACAGGACGGCTCCCTGAGCTTCCGCCGCTCCTGCGCGCACGGCATCTGTGGCTCCGATGCGATGCGCATCAACGGGCGCAACCGCCTGGCCTGCAAGACCCTGATCAAGGACCTCGACATCACCAAGCCCGTCACCGTGGAGGCCATCAAGGGCCTGCCGCTGGAGAAGGACCTGATCGTGGACATGGAGCCGTTCTTCGCTTCCTTCCGCGAGGTGCAGCCGTTCCTGATGGCGCAGAACCTGCCCAAGGACGGCAAGGAGCGCATCCAGACCGTCGCCCAGCGCGAGCGTTTCGACGACACCACCAAGTGCATCCTCTGCGCCGCGTGCACGTCGAGCTGCCCGGTCTTCTGGACCGACGGCCAGTACTTCGGCCCGGCCGCGATCGTGAACGCACACCGGTTCATCTTCGACTCCCGCGACGACAGCGCCGCCGTGCGCCTGGACATCCTCAACGACAAGGAAGGCGTCTGGCGTTGCCGCACGACCTTCAACTGCACCGAAGCCTGCCCGCGCGGCATCCAGGTGACGCAGGCCATCGCCGAGGTCAAGCAGGCCATCATGCGGGGCAAGCCGTAA
- the sdhA gene encoding succinate dehydrogenase flavoprotein subunit, which translates to MTNPESTIVDGVHYHQFDIVIIGAGGAGMRAAIEAGPNASTAVISKLYPTRSHTGAAQGGMAAALANVEEDNWEWHTFDTVKGGDYLVDQDAAEILAKEAIDAVIDLENMGLPFNRTPEGKIDQRRFGGHTRDHGKSPVRRACYAADRTGHMILQTLYQNCVKRGINFFNEFYVLDLIMTNVDGVDQPSGVVAYDLASGELHVFSGKAFIFATGGFGKIYKTTSNAHTLTGDGVGIIWRKGLPLEDMEFFQFHPTGLAGLGILLTEGARGEGAILRNASGERFMERYAPTIKDLAPRDIVARCMVKEVAEGRGAGPNKDYVYLDCTHLGAEVLETKLPDITEFARTYLGVDPVTEPVPVMPTAHYAMGGIPTNVKAEVLRDNATVVPGLYAAGECACVSVHGSNRLGTNSLLDINVFGKRAGNNAVEYVKTAEFVPLPEDPAKFVRELLATIRTSTGTERIAVLRRELQEVMDAKAQVFRTDESLSEVTETIHLLRERYKNIGVQDKGRRFNTDLLEAVELGFLLDLAEVVVYSARNRKESRGGHMRDDYPLRDDVNYLQHTMAYLSGDALSADAADHISLDWKPVTITRYQPMERKY; encoded by the coding sequence GTGACCAATCCCGAATCCACCATCGTCGACGGCGTGCACTACCACCAGTTCGACATCGTCATCATCGGGGCGGGAGGAGCGGGCATGCGGGCCGCCATCGAGGCCGGCCCGAACGCATCCACCGCGGTAATCTCGAAGCTCTACCCCACCCGCTCGCACACCGGTGCGGCGCAGGGCGGCATGGCCGCGGCCCTGGCCAACGTGGAGGAAGACAACTGGGAGTGGCACACCTTCGACACCGTCAAGGGCGGTGACTACCTCGTCGACCAGGACGCCGCGGAGATCCTCGCCAAGGAAGCCATCGACGCGGTCATCGACCTCGAGAACATGGGCCTGCCCTTCAACCGCACGCCAGAGGGCAAGATCGACCAGCGCCGCTTCGGCGGCCACACCCGCGACCACGGCAAGAGCCCGGTACGCCGCGCCTGCTACGCCGCCGACCGTACCGGCCACATGATCCTGCAGACGCTGTACCAGAACTGCGTCAAGCGCGGCATCAACTTCTTCAACGAGTTCTACGTGCTCGACCTGATCATGACGAACGTCGACGGCGTCGACCAGCCCTCCGGCGTGGTCGCCTACGACCTGGCCAGCGGTGAGCTGCACGTCTTCTCCGGCAAGGCGTTCATCTTCGCCACCGGCGGTTTCGGCAAGATCTACAAGACCACCTCCAACGCGCACACCCTTACCGGCGACGGCGTGGGCATCATCTGGCGCAAGGGCCTGCCGCTGGAGGACATGGAGTTCTTCCAGTTCCACCCGACCGGCCTGGCGGGCCTGGGGATCCTGCTCACCGAGGGCGCCCGCGGTGAGGGTGCGATCCTCCGCAACGCCTCCGGCGAGCGGTTCATGGAGCGTTACGCGCCCACCATCAAGGACCTCGCCCCGCGTGACATCGTGGCCCGCTGCATGGTCAAGGAGGTCGCTGAGGGCCGCGGCGCCGGCCCCAACAAGGACTACGTCTACCTGGACTGCACCCACCTCGGCGCCGAAGTGCTCGAGACCAAACTGCCCGACATCACCGAGTTCGCCCGCACCTACCTCGGCGTCGACCCTGTCACCGAGCCGGTGCCCGTGATGCCCACCGCGCACTACGCGATGGGCGGCATTCCCACCAACGTCAAGGCCGAGGTGCTCCGCGACAACGCCACCGTCGTGCCGGGCCTCTACGCCGCCGGCGAATGCGCCTGCGTCTCGGTACACGGCTCCAACCGGCTCGGCACCAACTCGCTCCTGGACATCAACGTGTTCGGCAAGCGCGCCGGCAACAACGCTGTCGAGTACGTCAAGACCGCCGAGTTCGTGCCGCTGCCCGAAGACCCGGCCAAGTTCGTGCGCGAGCTGCTGGCCACCATCCGCACCTCCACCGGCACCGAGCGCATCGCCGTGCTCCGCCGCGAGCTGCAGGAGGTCATGGACGCCAAGGCACAGGTGTTCCGCACCGACGAGTCCCTCTCCGAGGTGACCGAGACCATCCACCTGCTCCGCGAGCGCTACAAGAACATCGGCGTGCAGGACAAGGGCCGCCGGTTCAACACCGACCTGCTCGAGGCCGTCGAGCTGGGCTTCCTGCTCGACCTGGCCGAGGTTGTCGTGTACTCCGCGCGCAACCGCAAGGAAAGCCGCGGCGGCCACATGCGCGACGACTATCCCCTGCGCGACGACGTCAACTACCTGCAGCACACCATGGCCTACCTGTCCGGCGACGCGCTGTCGGCGGATGCTGCCGACCACATTTCGCTCGACTGGAAGCCCGTGACCATTACGCGCTACCAGCCGATGGAGAGGAAGTACTAG
- a CDS encoding succinate dehydrogenase hydrophobic membrane anchor subunit yields the protein MTSTLAAPRSPYARTPHKRGINWEKWGWIYMRVSGIVLVVLIFGHLFVNLMVGEGVSALNFAFVAGKLSSPFWQWWDVAMLWLALIHGGNGMRTLVNDYATTRVGRGILKSAILAAVVILIVLGTLVVFTFDPCPAGSPADLLPTFCQAL from the coding sequence ATGACTTCGACTCTCGCCGCCCCCCGCAGCCCGTACGCCCGCACCCCGCACAAGCGCGGTATCAACTGGGAGAAGTGGGGCTGGATCTACATGCGCGTGTCCGGCATCGTGCTGGTCGTGCTGATCTTCGGCCACCTCTTCGTCAACCTCATGGTGGGCGAGGGCGTCAGCGCCCTCAACTTCGCCTTCGTCGCCGGCAAGCTGTCCAGCCCGTTCTGGCAGTGGTGGGATGTGGCCATGCTCTGGCTCGCCCTCATCCACGGCGGCAACGGTATGCGCACCCTCGTGAACGACTACGCCACCACGCGGGTCGGCCGCGGCATCCTCAAGTCCGCGATCCTCGCTGCCGTGGTCATCCTGATCGTTCTCGGCACCCTCGTTGTCTTCACCTTCGACCCGTGCCCGGCCGGTTCTCCCGCCGACCTTCTGCCCACTTTCTGCCAGGCCCTCTAG
- the sdhC gene encoding succinate dehydrogenase, cytochrome b556 subunit, which yields MPQNSAGALTAQRKTTSRRPAGTLYRGREGMWSWVLHRITGVAIFFFLLVHILDTALVRVSPEAYNAVISQYQTPIMGLGETALVAAIVFHAFNGLRIIAIDFWNAKYQRVLFYVVIGLWLVTMIAFVPRHLINVFSH from the coding sequence ATGCCACAGAATTCGGCAGGGGCCCTGACAGCTCAGCGGAAGACGACCTCGCGTCGCCCGGCCGGAACGCTCTACCGCGGCCGTGAGGGCATGTGGTCCTGGGTGTTGCACCGGATCACCGGGGTGGCGATCTTCTTCTTCCTCCTCGTGCACATTCTCGACACCGCCCTCGTGCGGGTCAGTCCCGAGGCCTACAACGCCGTGATCAGCCAATACCAGACGCCCATCATGGGCCTGGGCGAGACCGCCCTCGTCGCCGCGATCGTGTTCCACGCCTTCAACGGCCTGCGGATCATCGCCATCGACTTCTGGAACGCGAAGTACCAGCGGGTGCTCTTCTACGTGGTCATCGGCCTCTGGCTGGTCACCATGATCGCCTTCGTGCCCCGCCACCTGATCAACGTGTTCAGCCACTAG
- a CDS encoding glycosyltransferase family 1 protein, translating to MRVAVVSESFLPTVSGVTTSVCKVLAELRRTGHEAMVVAPFGAPESYAGFPVHTVPALSYRQFPVGLPNPRVLGLLADFQPDVLHAASPFLLGAQGIAAARRLGVPSVAVFQTDVAGYAHRNHLGQATRLAWRFVKWVHDGADLTLVPSEASMRDLRRIGVANLDRWTRGVDLDGYHPNNRRDPSVAALRETLAPAGEVVIGYVGRIAPEKQVERFRALRGLPGISIALVGDGPSTPLVARALAGMPVTWLGRLAGPELAAAYAAFDVFLHAGTEETFGQTLQEAHAAGLPVVAPRAGGPIDLVDHGTDGFLFHPDDDADLRRHVSALVADRSLRHRMGEAGRRAVLGRSWESVCGTLFDYYQRVIDEGLARRAETLVPLAQRR from the coding sequence ATGAGGGTTGCCGTCGTCAGCGAAAGCTTCCTCCCCACGGTCAGCGGGGTCACCACGAGCGTCTGCAAGGTGCTGGCCGAACTGCGCCGCACCGGCCACGAGGCCATGGTCGTGGCTCCGTTCGGGGCCCCGGAGTCGTACGCCGGTTTTCCGGTGCACACGGTGCCCGCCCTGTCCTACCGGCAGTTCCCGGTGGGGTTGCCGAACCCGCGGGTGCTGGGGCTGCTGGCCGACTTCCAACCGGATGTGCTGCACGCCGCGTCACCGTTCCTGCTCGGCGCCCAGGGGATCGCCGCGGCCCGGCGCCTGGGGGTGCCCAGCGTGGCGGTGTTCCAAACGGATGTGGCCGGCTATGCCCACCGCAACCACCTCGGCCAGGCCACCCGGTTGGCCTGGCGGTTCGTCAAGTGGGTGCACGACGGCGCCGATCTCACCCTGGTGCCGTCGGAGGCCTCGATGCGGGACCTGCGGCGCATCGGTGTGGCCAACCTGGATCGCTGGACCCGCGGTGTGGACCTGGACGGCTATCACCCCAATAACCGGAGGGACCCCAGCGTGGCGGCGTTGCGCGAGACCCTGGCACCGGCCGGCGAGGTCGTGATCGGTTACGTGGGGCGGATCGCACCCGAGAAGCAGGTCGAACGCTTCCGCGCCCTGCGCGGGTTGCCCGGTATCAGCATCGCCCTGGTCGGCGACGGACCGTCCACTCCCCTGGTGGCCAGGGCGCTGGCCGGCATGCCGGTCACCTGGCTCGGCCGTCTCGCCGGACCCGAGCTCGCCGCCGCCTACGCCGCCTTCGACGTGTTCCTGCACGCGGGCACCGAGGAGACGTTCGGCCAGACCCTGCAGGAGGCGCATGCGGCCGGACTGCCCGTCGTGGCGCCCCGGGCCGGCGGCCCGATCGACCTCGTCGACCACGGCACCGACGGCTTCCTGTTCCATCCCGACGATGACGCGGACCTCCGCCGCCACGTGTCCGCGCTCGTCGCCGACAGGTCACTGCGGCACCGGATGGGGGAGGCAGGCCGCCGGGCGGTGCTCGGCCGCAGCTGGGAGAGCGTCTGCGGCACCCTGTTCGACTATTACCAGCGGGTCATCGACGAGGGACTCGCCCGCCGCGCCGAGACCCTGGTGCCCCTGGCGCAACGTCGCTGA